The Spodoptera frugiperda isolate SF20-4 chromosome 8, AGI-APGP_CSIRO_Sfru_2.0, whole genome shotgun sequence DNA segment tttactttgactaaatacaaaccttcgtaacgaattttaggtcggtacgaacattggaagatataggtaacttttttgttttagttcaggggtatgaatttacaccttcattatttttaaaaccgactcacacttggccattttcagattttttcctttaccttgacctaaagacctacctccatgccaaatttcaagtcaatacgaccattggaagtggtctaggtttttgatgagtgagtgagtgagtgagtgagtgagtgagtcagtcagtgagtgtatagtaaaaatagcgattttctgacgtcaatatctcaagacctacaataggtacattaatgaaattttgtattttagataagtaagtagatctcgacagatactagaaatttcatatgcgtagataaaatagattttgagttataggtgggtcgaactttgCCCGAAAttgttcgtgtaatataacccacggccggtgtgtcggttttttgctcgaacttggcggacacactgccgtgtgtctagatgcatggtatatggcaatacatATGATAGGAATGGAATAACATAACTGCTAAAAGGTAGGAATTCCAGTGACTTAAATACATCTCTGCCTGCCTCTCAGAGGATAAGTgtgatattatgttttgtttaaactATGACAAAGGTTGAGTTTAGGTTttgataatacatattatggtaTTAACTACTAGCCAGTGGCTTCACCTGTGTTATGTAGGTGAAGCCACACTGGCCAATCATAATAccataccctgtctgtaaatcaaattacttcaaagtctgttcagtagtttcagcatgattgacagacaaacaaagtttcacaattataatagttattaagTGTGATAGTATGATTAgagaaaaaacattatttaaaattatgtttatcaaATAACTATGATACTATAacaataaagataatatttttcatatttaaagGGTCTATATTTTAACAACTAGTGAGAAAAGGGACTAAGTTTACTGTATTAGttagataataattacaaaCCAAGTTTAGTGGAATCACCATCAGATCCAGAATAGTTGGTTCCCATAGTATAAGTCTTGCCAGAGCCAGTCTGGCCATACGCTAGTATTGTTACATTATACCCTGAAAaagaaacatgtttttaaaatagttaGTTCTAATAACTAGTAATAGTTAATACCaatatttgataatttaacACTTATTAAGTAAAGCTAAACTTCTTGCAAGAAtcttaaatagaaatattttatacaaatggAAAGTTTTGTAAAATCTCTTATGATTACACCATTAAAAGAACAAATAGAACAtgattattattagaaaaaacagtatcttgttgaaaaaatatgtgtcaGTGGGTCGTTTTATGTACTTATTGTATATAAATTCAATTAGTATATAAATTCTAAACATATTTTACACATAACTGCCCCTAAAACGATCCACTGACACATATTTTTCTACAACATACTTACTGTAAAATGCTAGCAAAGAACCACATTAACAGAATACTTATGTAGCTTAGTAAAACAACACTTACCTTGAAAGAGTTTTCCTATGAGCCCTTTGACAGCAGTATCATAGAACTCCTGCTGTGTGATGTGTTGAGGAAACACATAGTTATATGTGAATGCCAAGTCTTTTATCTGGACCTGAGGTTGCCCAGCAACCACATCAATGCACTCCTCACATCCCCTATCAGTCTCCAATTGCATCAACGGCCTAATCCTAAGTGCAACTTGCACTGTGTCAATAGTCCCTTTACTGTCTCCTTCCACCATTTTgatgtctatttttttattaaaaaaaaaacaccgcTCCCTCCTAAATCATCAACGAAGCTCGCATATCCCTCAATTTCCGGCTTTTTCAGCAAATCAAGGAATTGTCAATTGTCaggtttaatttttatgtccAGTTTGTAGCTTCTAGATTTCTATAGCCTGACATTGGTGACAATTTCTGTAAAAAGGTTTTACACTCAGTTCAAATGTTATCTTCAAACTTTTAACTTATAATCTTGAATGCAAGACATCGAAAAAGAAATGCTTAGAACAAGTTTTTCAATCGATTCCAACAAGGATCTTTGTAATTGTTTAGAAGTCACAGTATTATCTCTACAACTTACCGTAAAGCTAAACACTAAAATAGCAAAACTACACACACAAAGCGGTTGAATTAACAGTCTTTTTACtaacttattattttgtaacagcACAAATCACGacaaaaaacgtttaaaaatacaacGGTTCAAGAGCAACGACATATTCAAATTTAGGGTTACCCTACGGAATAAATCAACAAACTACTTGTAATTGTCTATGATCGTTAATTAGTGACTGGCCGGCAAActaattttataagaaaactcttttaataaaaaaaggactGATATACACGGGAACAGTCCATCTTTCGTTTTTATTTGGCTACATGGGTCTAAatctaaaatactaaattacctaACATAGATGTAAAACTTCgttttcaaaatcaaatcataatTGTTTGCTATTTTAAAgcgaataatttttaaatttagagAATTCGTCTGAATTTTAAGCAACAAGCAGAAAAACTTCTTAAGCATatagtttatttactaaaagtaatttatagaaAGTACTAAATTGGGTATATATAGTCCTCCTTACCGATTTCAGTAACGGCGACCTtatagagcgagatcccagagctgtcagacatatcttatttttacaagcatttaaccttcggcttacagtagtcttgtatatactttttaatgccttaatgtttgtaaagcttgccgagtgacaccagcgcaggtaccaggtgagaaaggtaactaaaaattagatcccacccaaaacataaatgtgaaaggctgccaagttcgataatattggaatgcttcgcctataaaagaagtgagatctaaataagtaccaagttccatacacagacctcagttaaaaatgatataacaagttggcaagttttcacacactttgttataaacctactaaacgcaatgagtcaagtatataatttcctattaaaacttgccaagttatatcatttttaactgaggtctgtgtatggaacttggtacttatttagatctcacttcttttataggcgaagcattccaatattatcgaacttggcagcctttcacatttatgttttgggtgggatttcatttatttttgtaaagtttattttctttttttcttattttactttactttgactaaatacaaaccttcgtaacgaattttaggtcggtacgaccatttgaagatatagatatgttttagttccttaggggtatgaatttacaccttcattatttttaaaaccgactcacacttggccattttcagattttttcctttaccttgacctaaagacctaccttcatgccaaatttcaagtcaatacgaccattggaagtggtctaggtttttgatgagtgagtgagtgagtcagtcagtcagtgagtgtatagtaaaaatagcgattttctgacgtcaatatctcaagacctacaataggtacattaatgaaattttgtattttagataagtaagtagatctcaatagatactagaaatttcatatgcgtagataaaatagattttgagttataggtgggtcgaacttggcccgaaatggttcgtgtaatataacccacggccggtgtgtcggttttttgctcgaacttggcggacacactgccgtgtgtctagacccacttaacttaaatttttatgtctgatttttatatatgttttgaagaatattactctgaaatcatattaaaaaaatcagacattttccatggaccaaaacttttatcagacgctataaagctctaaaaaatagtgcgccttacaaaattgttgctttgccgaaaagatatttctctccaacctcacatatattgctattacaatttgtaaggcgcactattttttagagctttaagccgtctgataaaagttttggtccatggaaagtgtctgattttttaatatgatttcaaagtaattatattctacaaaacatatataaaaatcagacataaaaattgacgttaagtgagtctaatttttagttacctttctcacctggtacttgcgctggtgtcactcggcaagctttacaaacattaaggcattaaaaagtatatacaagactaccgtaagccgaaggttaaatgcttgtaaaaataagatatgtctgacagctctgggatctcggaccattAGAGAAGCTATTTCCTGTCGTGGGCCTACTAAATTGGGTAAAGTAGCTAATGGCCagactctttaaaaaaaataccacagaAGACTATTTTGTCTATGGCGATATGCATTGTTCGCTGCTGTCATAATTAGAGTTGTCAAAAAAACGAGCGAAAACGAAAGAAAGTTGTACACATTGCGAcatatttttgtgtgattttGTGAATGTGGtgttaatttaaacaataaagtgaTTAAAAGTAATATAGTTATAGATAATCAACGTATAAAATCGTGTTATAAGTGTCTAAATTCGGaagttaaatgtttgtttttacataGCGTCATGCCCCCGCGGATTAGAACGAGAGCTTCCAAAGCtctcaaagaaaatattgatgttACAGAAAACAAGAAGCttgttaaaagtaataacaaGGGACCTCGAAAAGCCTTAGCTGATAAAACAAACTCTGCATCAGACGATGGGTCATTAGAAATCCCGACAAAAACTAAGAAAACAAACACGAAAGTTTTGAAGACAGGTCCAAACAAGAATGGAGAGAAGAAGAagattgaaacaaaacaaaaagagacCGTGTCACAACAGAAAGAGAATGTGCCTTCAACAAATGAAGTACGGCCTCGACGTGACAGGCGTCTACCGAACCGATTTgtcgaaaataaaactttaaataatttatcaaacagCAAGGAAACTTTAAATGTGACGCTCAGTAGTCCGTTAACTAATCCCAAGGCTGACAATACACCAATAAAGGTAGATAGTTTATCTAAAAATGAGGCAGAACCATCTCCATTCAAAACACCAGGTAAAGCTGACAGCAGTTTACTTGCTAACCGTCCCAGGAGGATTtgtcgcttaccatcacgttTCGAAGACCATTCCATAAGCCCTAATAAGTACATTCCCATACAACCTGCTAATGCCAGTACTCCGATACAACTGTCTAAAGCCAAACCTATTGTTGTATTAActgaaaaagataaagtaaACATAGATATAGCTAAAACctctaataaaaaacaagaaaatgttACTAGGCCTACTAGATCTACGAGAAATACTCAACAAAAGGAATCTACTGAGAAAACATCAACTAAAAGTAGTCCTGATACTAATAATAACCCTAAAACTAGATCAACTAGAAGGAAGGTTGCTAAAACTCAACCAAGTAATGAAAAGGAGTCACCATCAAAGAAGGTTACTAaacctacaaataaaaaagaatctcCGCTCAAGAAAAGCCCTCCAAAGATGAATCAAACCTCATCAAACAGTAATGCATCTCCGATAAGGAAATTCTTGACACCCATGGCAAAGTTTCCAATAGTACCAAGCAAAACAATATCatctaaaaagaaattaagtcCCAAAAAGCCTTCCACAAACAAGGCAAGTCAAAATGTATCATTCAAATTGCTAGGCAGCAAGAAAAATGGTGAACAAAATGGTGACAATGAGAATGAAAATGATGGTGACATTTACGAATTTACATTTGATCCCGAAGAAGAACCTAAACCACAAAAGAAAAAGCGTAAAAGGATTGTAACAAAGAAACCTCCAACAGTTGTTGCACCCAAGCAGAAAAAGGTTGTATACAAGAGCAGTTATGATCAGAACATATCAAAAGCACTGGCAGCATTGAAAAATGCTGTTAATCCTGCCAAAACTGCTGAAGCTCCAAATCTACCACAGATTACTGAGAACAGTGGTGAAATTGCTGAGGAGAATCATGTAGTAAATCATGTTGCTAATGTTGAAAATCAAGtacaaacaaataatgtaacaaaagaaaataatccaTTAAATGATACTGGAAAAGCTTCTGTTCATGGGTTTAATTACCCATCAATAAGGGTGGAAGACATTGCTGCTGATATAGAACCAAGCATGGATGACCACCATGATGATTTAAATTACTCTCCTGTAAATTCACCAAGACCTGTAAATGGCCTAAGTACTCCTAATGCTTCTGCTAATCATAAGCCTACACCTGATAGACCTGTGCACAATAATGATCCACTCAACTTGGCAGAAGAACTCAGTTTCTTTGATGATCAGCCTGTGGCTAGCAGTAGCATGAACATGTCAGTCCGCCATCCTATGGCCAGTCCATGGAGAGTTGAATTTGGTAGTCTGCCCATAAAATGGCGGGTAAATGCTTATGTGAAACCTAACATGACACCAGCAGTAGACACTTCATTTATAAACCCAGATGATTCTATGAAAAAGAAACATGTTTACACTAATTTATTGACAGAAGCAAATGATGAACCAGAAATGGTTGAAACCACACCAAATCTGAAACAACCTAGTATAATTTCGTTTATGAAAGAGATGGCAGAGAAGAGTGCTAGAAAGAAACGAGGGAGATCCAAATCTGTCTCTCCAACGAGAGCTGTTCTGAAGGAAAATGtaaatagaaatgaaaatgTCAATAAGAGACCTACTAGGAGAGGAGATAAGGTAGATAATGAAGCTTCTGAGCAAAGCAATAATACTTCTGAAGAGGTATCAAGTGGAAATGACACTTCTCATGATAAAGAAAACTCAAAGGAAGAGAAAAGATCTAGGAAGCGCAAGAACAATGAGAACATCTGTCATTTACCAGCAAAATCTCCTAGAAAGCAAAAGGATAAGGACTGTACCTTCTTTGGTTTTGATGAAAGTGAGAATCAGGATGAGAATGTGTCTCCAGTAAAGGTTGCTCCAAGAGGGAGATCTTTGAGGGCTAGGCCAAAGGCTGTTCTTCAAGAAATCAATGGGCCGTTAAGAGCTGATTTACCAGTAGCAGCCAAGACTAAGATAGCTACAAGTTCTGAAGCAGTAAATAGAGTGTATGAGGAGTTGAAATCTGCTGCTGATGCACCAGTTTTCCCTGAAAAGGATGTGCAGACCAATGAAACTAATGTTGAAGAGTCTATGATGAATGATGACTCACAGTCTGTACATTTGTTTGAGGATATAGAAGTTGTACATCATTTGAAGGtgagcataaaatattttatgataaaaccaCTTATTTTCCATGGAAGATTAAAAATTGCTTAACTATACAGTTACTTATGATGTCATATCTGTTAATATGAATGAGTCATTTTCATACTAGTCCTTTGTGAGTAGCAATGTTGTTTTAACTCTTACTTTTTAACTGTTCTAACTAATTCTTTCTACATTTCCAGCCACAGCGCAAGAGTTATGGCAAGTCCAAGAAAGTGACATTCCGTCAACCATCTAATTCAGACAGTGATACTCCAGCACCAACTACTGTGGATCCAAATGACTCGACTGATTATGATGATCTTGGTGATCTGACCTTTGAAATTGCTAATGTGGAACAAAAGAAGAAAGTTAATAAGAAGAAAAAGCCTAAAAGGCTGATGTCTAAGAAAGAGGTAACTATCcattcaatttattaaaaacttttgtaaGGGTACAGAATCCTTAGTAGGTtcaagtttgctttatgtttaattgAAGCAAGAGTGcgttcagcactctgattggaTGGTTTTGTTCAAGtctgtaaagcaaactcatactaagggtataaaATGGTAGTATCATTTTCTGAGATAGGGTCTTGCATTTTAACCAAAGTATGGTGAAGCCTTAGTAGCCACTCTGCTCGAATTTGTATATCAGGCgcatactttaattttataatttgttctgtctcctgcattaaattcacagaGGGAAGTGGAGGCTTAACCATAGTTTTTTTCCTTCTctaatttattatcttttgaTTTACTGGCAGGTTTGTcccaataaaactaaaataaattatctaatttCCAGGAGAAAGAAGCAGAGGAATGGGCAGCCAACTTTAATTCAATGTGTGAAGATATAGAAGAGTTCCCTCTCATCGTTGAGTGAAATCACCGCCTATTAATCATGACCATATTTTAACTCTccaattatgtaaattaatcgtagattttaacttaaaaatactcATTGTATGAGCAAAAAGTGCAATTTTCGCACacctacttaaaatataatgatattacGAATTAACAATAATGAAAGagcatttttttacaattattagggtcttgtaatattaaaattattcatgaatttttgtaaataatctgaatttaatttataacatagttttaattttcaattatgattttattagtaCCTCAACAGTACAATTAATAATTGTCGTAATCTAATCAAGTTGCAATTGTGGCCATCTGTGTATTtgccatttaatttttattttatcgagttTGACTACAACATGACATTTTCGtagattattaagttttaattagaatattgttttaatttatacttattatgaTTGGCAATACTTGTGACTAAAAACTCTACACTGCTTAGCAGTAAGTTCGTGTCTAATTTTTCTGAATAGTTCTAATTAAATAGACTGGTTAAGTGCCTTTTGGCCAAAGAATACTCCTAGAAGTTATTCTGCCAAGTCATGATTATATCTCAGTGTTGCTATTATtgccaataataattattgggaattttaattattataattaagttgcGTGGTTAGTTTTACAAAGGGACAATAATATAAGCAAAATGCATTTAATGTAAGGCTAATTTTTACCTCATAGAATCCTATTTGGATGGGATTATAGGCAAACACTCTGAagttaagattttttaaatactaagaATTCTCAAACTTGCATTTAAGATACTGAATTATGAGTTTAATTTTGGTTTGTGTAATCTCGTGGgcaattttttgttaatatttttttcgtaaatagTTTAATTTTCGTTCTGTAAcgtgttttttttctgttattcagatgattaattttattttcgtgtGACGTAATGCTGGTTTTGCGTCTTATTCCGTTTGCCCTGGACAACTtgatactttaataaataagattttttaacaTATACTTGTTTCATTTTGATCTgccatttaattatttaaaaatactgcTTTTGCATCACCACCCTAgttgtagatattatttatttttggatatcGAGAAAACAATTTGGGATTAATTTCCGAAGTCAGGTAAAATATTCTCAAGATTTTCGGTCGAAATTAGGCTTTGATGTTTCAGACGGGATTTCTCTAACGTCGTAAGCTAATACTAATACGACTATACAAattcatatacataataatatactcgaAGCAACAACTTGTAGATTGTACAAAGTCATTTCGTGCAGAACAGAATCTGTGTCACACGATGTGGCCCTCCCTAGTCATGGGGTTGACCTTGTTACATGCTTTTTTCCTTAAACAACGTAGACAAAGTTTAAGAAAGAAAACTGATAAGTGATAAAATAACGATGTCCTGCTGGGCAGGCATTCAAAATGGCAGTCCCTACATTGATAACGACAAAATTTCGGtcgctaaatattttttcttataaacgGACTGAATTTTATAACCTAATTTTCTGTTAATAAAGACgatctattatttttatttatcgaccGATTTTTGCTGTTTTTCGGGTCTTACACCTCTACTTAAGCAAAACGTTACGCTATTTAATTACATGGTAACACTGAAGGGTAAACAGTTCATTAAATTCAAGATAGATGGCGGTACTTGTCTGGACGTCAcaggaacatttttcaatttcAGCAGACGACACTAGGTGCCGCTACTGATAGCTTTACTAAAACTGGCTCGGTTTGGCTTGATTTTGAACGGTACAGGGGAACATTCTAGGGCATACAATAATGTACCTACATGCTTACATCATGTACCTAATACTAGTTCTATCAAGATATCTGGGGTACAAATTTGAGGACTATTTAGAATAATAACAAGTACACAGCTATTTCCTATTTTCTTGCATTGTTGTATACTTACATAAATCAATTCTATATTTCTGCTTTCTTTGAGGAATTTTACACTAGTGCCAAGTACCCAGTAGGTATCtatctattaataatattgtaaatggtTGAAAGCTGTACGTGGTTGGGCAACCAGTTGCTGCAACAACCCTATGATTAAATGTTGAAAATGGACTCATAAAAATggatttttatcaataaaatccgtttagtagtttttgagttGAACACAGACAGATAACTGCGATGGGTTCTTTCCACATCTTTGTTTTATTCCTacacatatttttcatatctGAACTTTCATATTTTAcctgtctctgcctatcccttctgggataaaaggcgtaacgttgcgttGCGTAAATTGTTAGCACTGAAATTAAACGCAATTTCTCTATCTTTACCACAGACTGATATCTGTCTAGCTAGATATTAAGTGAACTAAATGCCTTTGTGCTGCTAGAAGTGATTGAGTTCTCAAGTCAAGTGGAGACCTCGTCCCAGTAAGTAATTGTTGTCGCGTAGTACTGTGCGACGATCCCGACGATCACTAATAAAGTGGAATTGTAGTAGCATCATGGTAGTTATTGCTATGGGAGTTACTAGTTAGGTAGACTTGTTTGCACTATTAGGCTCATTGCGATAGAGGTATTTAAAAgcttgattttaattaatagcgAATAAGTTGATAAAGCTTACTATTTCTTTTAGTTTCTTAAGAAACTTTAAAAGTTTTAGTTCTTTGAAATAGGTACGTATTCGCATTTTAAACTCAAATATAAAACGTATTAAATTTTGTCATAagacaaaatacaataaatatgttgtCTTTTATTGAATAcctaattttgtaatttactctataaaaagttaaaaaaccTCCGTAGGGTATGATTAAGGTagtattaaaacattataaatactaTGCTACTAAACCTACTTACTCTCTTTCTACTATGCTAAAAACATTTCTAAAACTGAACAAAATTCTTGTTAATTAGATACTCCAATCAACTTAATTCACTCAATGAACGATTACCTAAGTAGATACCTAATAAAACGACAATAGAGACCGAGCaaagaacataattaaattttaaaattaattaattcaacaaaGTAAGTATCCACTCAGCCCTAATGTGATGCCTGACGATATTAAAATGATTGCTCTTTGGCAAATATGGCGGCCGGCTGAATTATACAGCGGAAGCAAATATTACCCTCGCAAACATACGTCCCGAGAGAGCGAGCTAGTTCGCGCACTCAAAATTAAAAGCACACAATGAAAATACAGTACCGAGACCCCTACTCGGATACCTATGTCGCGAAAAGTAAGTGCCTACTCCAAGCATCGCTCTTAACACTACGCGTAGAGTGGCCCACGCATTGTTGTCAATGAAAACAGTCGCCGGCAGagtgtttttttgtttatagacTCTTCGATGTTGCCACTCGAAAATAAATAGCCGCGCGGTAACGAGCAATATGGGCCTAACAAGCTGTAACGATGTTTTGTCTTTACAATCGATTCGcgattgtttgttattgttccATCTCGCCTCGATAACAACTGAGTTTTGTGTTCAATCCGGAGCCAATTGGAAAACAACGAGGCTTGGAACGTTAATGAATAAACCGATGAAGTTGGCGAGTAGTCCTAACATTTGAATTAGCGTGTTGGTAGGTAGTTTCATCAGAATGGTACTTACACtgaatttgttttgattaatttgaGCTAACTGTTCACAGGTTGTTAATGCAATATTATGGCTACTGCAATGTTGAAGAATGCAGTTCGAAGTACAGTGACATGATTATGATATTTCTAGCTTCTCAAATTGTCTATCAAAATTTCCCAGTCCCTTATTAAGCTAATGAAGGTCCCAAGTAGGTAGTTACCAACGAATAAAGCTAGCAGGCCCAACCAATCACGGTGtagtaacaattaataattgAACACCTAATAATATCCACCCAGTGAgtagacttaataaattaacaattggACTATTTCAGTCATTTAATTAAAGGGTGGCCGCGCACAGCCAGGTTGTTCGGGTCGGGAATATTAACCGCAATTCTCGGTCAACATTCACAAAATTGACACgtcaaatatttgtaacttcGTCCTGGGACCACGTTAGACGGCAAACAGAATCGTGTCTGGTCCTCCCTTAATTTCCGATGTTTCTACACCATCGGCCTTTTGTCCCAATATGATTCTAAGTGGTATGTTCTTACGGTTAAGTTTGGTGTGCGCCGAGTTCGTTGAGATAGCCGCTtgtcaaaacaaaatggcgcTGACTGTGTTTGAATTGGGCCGTATCAGTCGCAAGCGGAGATTCATTTTGTCGCGTTGCTTAAGTTCGTAGTAGAGTCTCCTACAT contains these protein-coding regions:
- the LOC118275661 gene encoding serine/arginine repetitive matrix protein 1-like — its product is MPPRIRTRASKALKENIDVTENKKLVKSNNKGPRKALADKTNSASDDGSLEIPTKTKKTNTKVLKTGPNKNGEKKKIETKQKETVSQQKENVPSTNEVRPRRDRRLPNRFVENKTLNNLSNSKETLNVTLSSPLTNPKADNTPIKVDSLSKNEAEPSPFKTPGKADSSLLANRPRRICRLPSRFEDHSISPNKYIPIQPANASTPIQLSKAKPIVVLTEKDKVNIDIAKTSNKKQENVTRPTRSTRNTQQKESTEKTSTKSSPDTNNNPKTRSTRRKVAKTQPSNEKESPSKKVTKPTNKKESPLKKSPPKMNQTSSNSNASPIRKFLTPMAKFPIVPSKTISSKKKLSPKKPSTNKASQNVSFKLLGSKKNGEQNGDNENENDGDIYEFTFDPEEEPKPQKKKRKRIVTKKPPTVVAPKQKKVVYKSSYDQNISKALAALKNAVNPAKTAEAPNLPQITENSGEIAEENHVVNHVANVENQVQTNNVTKENNPLNDTGKASVHGFNYPSIRVEDIAADIEPSMDDHHDDLNYSPVNSPRPVNGLSTPNASANHKPTPDRPVHNNDPLNLAEELSFFDDQPVASSSMNMSVRHPMASPWRVEFGSLPIKWRVNAYVKPNMTPAVDTSFINPDDSMKKKHVYTNLLTEANDEPEMVETTPNLKQPSIISFMKEMAEKSARKKRGRSKSVSPTRAVLKENVNRNENVNKRPTRRGDKVDNEASEQSNNTSEEVSSGNDTSHDKENSKEEKRSRKRKNNENICHLPAKSPRKQKDKDCTFFGFDESENQDENVSPVKVAPRGRSLRARPKAVLQEINGPLRADLPVAAKTKIATSSEAVNRVYEELKSAADAPVFPEKDVQTNETNVEESMMNDDSQSVHLFEDIEVVHHLKPQRKSYGKSKKVTFRQPSNSDSDTPAPTTVDPNDSTDYDDLGDLTFEIANVEQKKKVNKKKKPKRLMSKKEEKEAEEWAANFNSMCEDIEEFPLIVE